The following proteins are co-located in the Flectobacillus major DSM 103 genome:
- a CDS encoding DUF3592 domain-containing protein, with translation MPFLVGFKLKIAVIRLIGISSLVLFGYLFVGKQVLLPILGTTTNGRIIGFKSTYFSRKPTYTNTKKSWKARSVYFRFCTATPTDSLTLLNEGSPLWGILNYQLHDTVMVAYWPLAPSTATIINWREYPLFFLLGLIGWVFTFGKPPLRVNK, from the coding sequence ATGCCATTTCTTGTAGGTTTTAAGCTTAAAATAGCGGTTATTCGATTAATAGGAATAAGCTCACTTGTGCTATTTGGATATTTGTTTGTAGGCAAACAGGTACTTTTGCCTATTCTTGGCACAACAACCAATGGCCGTATTATTGGTTTTAAAAGCACTTATTTTTCACGAAAACCTACCTACACCAATACCAAAAAAAGTTGGAAAGCCCGAAGTGTCTATTTTCGCTTTTGCACAGCAACACCAACAGATAGCCTAACTTTGCTCAACGAAGGGAGTCCGCTTTGGGGTATTCTCAACTACCAGCTTCACGATACCGTTATGGTAGCCTACTGGCCGTTGGCACCTAGCACTGCCACTATTATTAATTGGCGAGAATATCCGCTATTTTTCCTTTTGGGATTAATTGGGTGGGTATTTACCTTTGGCAAACCTCCTCTTCGAGTAAATAAATAG
- a CDS encoding ligand-binding sensor domain-containing protein, which produces MKLGKYGLLLYCLCFWLPSVLAQDSGIIFDKISSKEGLPSNQVNFITQDTQGYLWFGFKQNLARYDGYHFILFPQKEVLFGLHADNQGRIWFANINGLYAIDGKTLKTTQYITSNLSDAIPENDHHENIFVDTRGRVWMNDFNNIKYYTPNTRKLSSLHIVSKTNLSIFVTKYAEDTQGNIWIGNAWGLQVFDNQQQKLKKISTTLRITDLCFNTPQSLLLTTEDGGIWEYYINTNTFRKIGLFPAGNDSPKMIRKSHKKNLFWIGSERAIFLFSSQNGSFQSFKNLSEEGYSYSTLFQDEQNKIFWIASSSGLLKYNHHDAELFQDIQLPKNLVSFPVKVSCFAQENAELFWLGLSHSGLLRWNRNKNTFESFKLPKEERVIQILRLPDGTFLACTPARIYQFIPKNQQWHLFLESPYTLQKIGIDTNNRLWCLYENGPIQVFSYPHRYPITPWKKLPHANFFFENIFHDFLQTSDGKIWLAAWFPKGFGICYFDTFKNEFVLAENNNRHLDFVSDYYLSVAQIDSNTVVFSGYGGFNCLNTRTGNISRIGSSIKLNLRGGNCHSLGIDFQNNIWLATTDGLCCVNPNNHVSYFTETDGLSDNNVVNGFLLTPNNEIWTGFINRFNILNINKLQTKKVFSELRISNIQIVGDTSSVDLSRPLVFGPVQNNLSFQVSPLNFRPISQNHIRFKLLGIQSGWIDNGTVENITFSNLTPKKYQLAIQLGDGMGNWSEQPLIVPFEIIPYFYQTWWFQLILAGIVGIIMYGVYLYRIQQIKAIYLVRNRISADLHDEVGATISGISIISNILKQRLDDSPENKSFVERIAEDARKISEAIDDIVWSIKPQNDSIDNILSRMTRYASELMEAKNINYQVIMPTDISDKTIPMEKRHDVYLIFKESLNNIAKHSQCTEAKIVVNIGKKSLNMIIEDNGVGFDISQKTNRNGLINLKERTEKLRGSLLIESTKGIGTKITIDIPI; this is translated from the coding sequence ATGAAACTTGGAAAATATGGCTTGCTATTATATTGTTTATGCTTTTGGCTACCTTCGGTTTTAGCACAAGATTCAGGTATTATTTTCGATAAAATTTCTAGTAAAGAAGGTTTACCGTCCAATCAGGTCAATTTTATTACCCAAGATACTCAGGGCTATTTGTGGTTTGGGTTCAAACAAAACTTGGCTCGGTACGATGGCTACCATTTTATTCTTTTTCCACAAAAAGAAGTATTATTTGGCCTCCATGCCGATAACCAAGGGCGTATTTGGTTTGCCAATATCAACGGGCTATATGCTATTGATGGAAAAACCCTAAAAACTACACAGTACATTACCTCCAATCTCAGCGATGCTATTCCCGAAAATGACCACCATGAAAATATATTTGTAGATACTAGGGGCAGGGTCTGGATGAACGATTTCAATAATATCAAATACTATACGCCAAATACTCGCAAACTGAGTTCCCTTCATATTGTTTCAAAGACTAACCTTTCTATTTTTGTGACCAAATATGCCGAAGACACTCAGGGTAATATCTGGATTGGCAATGCGTGGGGCTTACAAGTATTTGATAATCAACAACAAAAGCTCAAAAAAATATCAACAACGCTTCGTATTACTGATTTGTGCTTCAATACTCCTCAATCGCTATTATTGACTACCGAAGATGGAGGTATTTGGGAATATTACATAAACACAAATACTTTTCGTAAAATAGGGCTGTTTCCTGCGGGCAATGATAGCCCCAAAATGATAAGAAAATCGCATAAAAAAAATCTATTTTGGATAGGAAGCGAGCGAGCCATATTCCTTTTTTCGAGCCAGAATGGTTCTTTTCAATCGTTCAAAAACCTTTCGGAAGAGGGATATTCTTATAGCACGCTGTTTCAGGATGAGCAAAACAAAATCTTTTGGATTGCCTCTTCATCGGGCTTGCTCAAATACAACCACCATGATGCCGAGCTTTTTCAAGACATACAACTTCCCAAAAATCTGGTGTCATTTCCTGTAAAAGTATCATGCTTTGCTCAAGAAAATGCTGAACTTTTTTGGCTCGGTTTATCGCATTCGGGGCTACTGCGTTGGAATCGAAACAAAAACACCTTCGAGTCGTTCAAACTACCTAAAGAAGAACGAGTTATACAAATACTACGCCTTCCAGATGGTACTTTTTTGGCGTGTACACCTGCTCGCATTTACCAATTTATCCCTAAAAATCAGCAGTGGCATTTATTCTTAGAGTCGCCTTATACCCTACAAAAAATAGGTATTGATACCAATAATAGGCTTTGGTGTCTTTACGAAAATGGGCCTATTCAGGTATTTAGTTATCCGCATCGATACCCTATTACACCATGGAAAAAACTACCCCATGCCAATTTCTTTTTCGAAAATATTTTTCATGATTTTCTTCAGACCAGCGATGGTAAAATTTGGTTGGCAGCGTGGTTTCCTAAGGGATTTGGGATTTGCTATTTTGATACTTTCAAAAACGAATTTGTTTTAGCCGAAAATAATAACCGCCACCTCGATTTTGTTAGCGATTATTATTTGAGTGTTGCCCAAATAGATAGTAATACCGTAGTTTTTTCGGGATATGGAGGCTTTAATTGCCTCAATACTCGAACGGGTAATATTTCTCGCATTGGTTCGTCTATCAAGCTTAATCTTCGAGGGGGCAACTGCCATTCGTTGGGTATCGACTTCCAGAACAATATTTGGCTAGCTACTACCGATGGCTTATGTTGTGTAAATCCAAACAATCATGTGTCTTATTTTACCGAAACCGACGGACTGAGCGATAATAATGTGGTGAATGGTTTTCTTTTAACTCCTAATAATGAAATTTGGACTGGATTTATCAATAGATTTAATATATTGAATATCAATAAACTACAAACCAAAAAAGTATTTTCAGAATTACGCATATCTAATATTCAAATTGTAGGCGACACCAGTAGTGTCGATTTGAGCCGTCCGCTGGTGTTTGGTCCTGTCCAAAACAACTTGAGCTTTCAAGTAAGTCCACTCAATTTTCGACCTATTTCTCAAAACCATATCCGCTTCAAACTGTTGGGGATTCAGTCGGGCTGGATTGATAATGGCACCGTAGAAAATATTACCTTTTCTAACCTTACTCCCAAAAAATATCAATTGGCAATTCAGCTAGGCGATGGTATGGGCAATTGGTCTGAGCAGCCGTTGATTGTACCTTTCGAGATTATTCCTTATTTCTATCAAACATGGTGGTTTCAGCTCATTTTGGCAGGCATCGTCGGGATAATCATGTATGGGGTTTATTTGTATCGTATTCAGCAAATCAAGGCCATTTATTTGGTAAGAAATCGTATTTCAGCCGATTTACATGACGAAGTAGGAGCTACCATTAGTGGTATTAGTATTATTAGCAATATTCTAAAACAAAGACTAGACGATAGTCCCGAAAATAAATCTTTTGTGGAACGTATTGCCGAAGATGCTCGTAAAATTTCAGAAGCCATCGATGATATTGTATGGAGTATTAAACCTCAAAACGACAGTATCGACAATATTTTGTCGAGAATGACCCGCTACGCTAGCGAACTGATGGAGGCCAAAAATATTAATTATCAGGTAATAATGCCTACTGATATTTCGGATAAAACAATTCCTATGGAAAAACGCCATGATGTGTATTTGATTTTTAAGGAGTCGCTCAACAATATTGCCAAACATAGCCAGTGTACAGAGGCTAAGATTGTCGTAAATATTGGCAAAAAAAGCCTAAATATGATTATAGAAGACAATGGCGTAGGTTTTGATATTTCACAAAAAACAAATAGAAATGGACTTATCAACCTAAAAGAACGCACCGAAAAGCTCAGAGGCTCGCTATTGATTGAAAGTACCAAAGGCATAGGTACAAAAATTACCATTGATATTCCTATCTAA
- the murA gene encoding UDP-N-acetylglucosamine 1-carboxyvinyltransferase: MASFKVTGGRHLKGEIIPQGAKNEALQILCAVVLTKEPVTIHNIPNIRDVNQLIDLLGDMGVRCTRLSDSSIKFDASEVNLDYLNSETYKRKAAALRGSVMLLGPTLARFKKGRIPSPGGDKIGRRRLDTHFYGFMKLGAKFNYSQEDGGIYEVDASALKGAYMLLDEASVTGTANIVMAAVLAEGTTTIYNAACEPYLQQLCKMLVRMGAKISGIGSNLLTIEGVSELFGTEHTMLPDMIEIGSFIGLAAMTQSEITIKNCSIPDLGIIPTVFQKLGIQLEIRGDDIFVPAQEHYELETFIDGSMLTVSDHPWPGFTPDLLSIVLVTAIQAKGTVLIHQKMFESRLFFVDKLIEMGAQIILCDPHRATVVGLNRAQQLRGIRMTSPDIRAGVSLLIAALSAKGTSIIENIEQIDRGYQNIDTRLNAIGAEIVRL, from the coding sequence ATGGCATCATTTAAAGTTACAGGCGGTCGCCACCTCAAAGGCGAGATTATCCCACAGGGAGCCAAAAACGAAGCTTTGCAAATTTTGTGTGCAGTTGTTCTAACCAAAGAACCCGTAACAATTCATAACATTCCTAATATCAGGGATGTCAATCAATTGATTGATTTGTTGGGTGATATGGGTGTTCGTTGTACAAGATTGAGTGATTCTTCTATCAAATTTGATGCCTCAGAAGTAAATTTAGATTATTTAAACTCAGAAACATACAAAAGAAAAGCAGCTGCGTTGCGTGGTTCGGTAATGCTTTTGGGGCCTACATTGGCTCGTTTCAAAAAAGGGAGAATTCCTTCGCCAGGTGGTGACAAAATTGGTCGTCGTCGCCTCGATACTCACTTTTATGGCTTTATGAAGTTGGGTGCAAAATTCAACTACAGCCAAGAAGATGGTGGTATTTATGAAGTAGATGCCTCGGCTTTGAAAGGGGCATATATGCTACTCGACGAAGCTTCTGTAACAGGCACAGCCAATATTGTTATGGCGGCAGTGCTGGCAGAGGGTACTACAACGATTTATAATGCTGCTTGCGAGCCTTATTTACAACAGCTTTGTAAGATGTTGGTAAGAATGGGTGCCAAAATTTCGGGCATCGGGTCAAACTTACTAACGATTGAAGGAGTTTCTGAGCTTTTTGGAACAGAACATACGATGTTGCCAGATATGATCGAAATTGGTTCTTTCATTGGTTTGGCGGCTATGACTCAGTCTGAAATCACGATTAAAAATTGTTCTATTCCTGATTTAGGAATTATACCAACGGTATTCCAAAAGCTAGGTATACAATTAGAAATTCGTGGCGACGATATCTTTGTGCCTGCTCAAGAACATTACGAATTGGAAACATTTATCGACGGCTCTATGCTTACGGTATCTGACCACCCATGGCCTGGCTTTACACCCGACTTGTTGAGTATCGTACTTGTAACCGCTATTCAGGCTAAAGGAACGGTGCTGATTCACCAAAAAATGTTTGAAAGTCGCTTATTCTTTGTCGATAAATTGATTGAAATGGGGGCTCAGATTATTCTTTGCGACCCACACCGTGCTACGGTAGTTGGCTTGAACCGTGCACAACAATTGCGTGGTATCAGAATGACTTCACCAGATATTCGTGCGGGGGTTTCATTGCTTATTGCTGCCCTTTCAGCCAAAGGCACTTCAATTATTGAAAATATTGAACAGATTGACAGAGGCTATCAAAATATTGATACACGCCTCAATGCAATTGGAGCCGAGATTGTTCGTTTATAA
- a CDS encoding DUF4290 domain-containing protein, with the protein MKEYGTNVQKLVDYILTIQDKDKRTKYAYLLVELMRQVHPNMRDNQDYSNKLWDDLYIMSNFKLDVDSPFPPPSPDAVGKLPKTVPYNVNELRFRYYGRNVELLILRAIAEQDEEEKRILVAHIARLMKTFYQNWNKEVVDDEVIWGHLLEISGNQLAPIVQAISGNSALGNLRNNRPNTPNNSNSGGRNDSRTNNGGRTNNFSGGRNNPNDNRNRNGNNNNNGRNDNRNNNHNNRNNGKR; encoded by the coding sequence ATGAAAGAATACGGAACAAACGTCCAAAAGCTGGTTGATTATATTCTCACTATTCAGGACAAAGACAAACGTACAAAATACGCATATTTGTTGGTGGAACTCATGCGGCAGGTACACCCTAATATGCGAGACAACCAAGACTATTCCAATAAACTTTGGGATGACCTTTATATTATGTCCAATTTTAAATTGGATGTAGATAGCCCGTTTCCTCCGCCATCGCCCGATGCGGTAGGTAAACTCCCCAAAACGGTACCTTATAATGTTAATGAATTACGTTTTCGTTATTATGGCCGCAATGTAGAATTGCTGATTTTACGTGCTATTGCCGAGCAGGACGAAGAAGAAAAGCGTATCTTGGTAGCTCATATTGCTCGTTTGATGAAAACTTTTTACCAAAACTGGAACAAAGAGGTAGTAGACGACGAGGTAATTTGGGGGCATTTACTAGAAATTTCTGGTAATCAGCTTGCACCAATTGTACAGGCGATTTCGGGTAATTCGGCATTGGGTAATTTGCGTAACAATCGCCCTAATACACCAAACAATAGTAACAGTGGCGGACGTAACGATAGCCGTACCAATAACGGAGGACGTACCAACAACTTTAGTGGCGGACGCAACAATCCAAACGATAATCGGAACAGAAACGGCAATAACAATAATAATGGCCGCAACGATAATCGAAATAATAATCATAACAATCGCAACAACGGAAAAAGATAG
- a CDS encoding M13 family metallopeptidase — protein MKLTKIAIWTWACIALVACQTHNNADTRTSFFDLTGMDSTANPADDFATYANGKWLKNTKIPDDQSGWGSIYVLSEDNLTKTKHILEEVAKTGGSKGSVEQMVGDLYASGMDTLTIEKLGIEPIKGTLAQIESIKTVAQYLDFVSKNPSNRGGALFGFGIYPDDKNSTKNMVNFGQAGLGLPEKDYYVKTDPETQKVRNAYLTYLTKLLSLSGVDSTTAQKQAKEVLAFETILAKSHKSPVELRDPVKNYHKFAVSALSKVAPMDWKTFLSNLQLKVDTVLVSQPAYYTALYQTLNTTPIEVVKLREKVALLDQASPYLNKAFRDARFDFYGKVLNGQQVQSERWKKVADQVDSGLGDLLGQLWVKKYFKPEAKERMLTLVNNLQKVYRQRIEKLDWMSAETKQKALVKMDKIINKIGYPEKWKSYKGVSIDPAKYYDNMMQIAAFGYQENLDKLAKPVDKTEWGMTPPTVNAYANPSFNEIVFPAGILQFPFFDNAADDAINYGGIGAVIGHEMTHLFDDQGRQYDADGNLKDWWKEEDAKKFMAKAQIVVDQYNSFTVLDNLHVNGELTLGENLADIGGITLAYEAFLLTDQAKSTEKIDGFTPAQRFFLSWAQVWRMKNRDETMRVRISTDPHSPEQYRINGPLMNFEPFYEAFNVKSTNKMYLAPEKRAIIW, from the coding sequence ATGAAATTAACCAAAATAGCCATTTGGACATGGGCATGTATTGCTTTGGTGGCTTGCCAAACCCACAATAATGCAGATACAAGAACTAGCTTTTTTGATTTGACAGGAATGGATTCTACAGCTAATCCTGCCGATGATTTTGCAACCTACGCCAACGGCAAGTGGTTGAAAAATACCAAAATTCCCGACGACCAATCGGGTTGGGGTTCTATTTATGTTTTGTCGGAAGATAACTTAACCAAAACCAAACATATTTTGGAGGAGGTTGCCAAAACTGGTGGCTCGAAAGGTTCGGTAGAACAAATGGTAGGCGACCTCTATGCGTCGGGTATGGACACACTCACTATCGAAAAATTGGGTATAGAACCTATTAAGGGTACGTTGGCTCAGATAGAATCTATCAAAACGGTTGCCCAATATTTAGATTTTGTCAGCAAAAACCCGAGCAATAGGGGTGGGGCTTTGTTTGGATTTGGGATTTATCCTGACGATAAAAACTCTACCAAAAATATGGTTAATTTTGGACAAGCTGGATTGGGTTTGCCCGAAAAAGACTATTATGTAAAAACCGATCCTGAAACCCAAAAAGTAAGAAATGCTTATTTGACATACCTTACCAAATTGTTGAGCTTGTCGGGTGTAGATTCAACAACAGCACAAAAACAAGCCAAAGAGGTATTAGCATTTGAAACCATTTTGGCCAAATCACATAAGTCACCAGTTGAATTGCGTGATCCCGTAAAAAATTACCATAAGTTTGCCGTTTCGGCTCTGAGCAAAGTAGCTCCAATGGATTGGAAAACTTTTCTTAGCAATCTTCAATTAAAAGTAGATACCGTTTTGGTGTCACAGCCAGCCTATTATACGGCTTTGTACCAGACCCTCAATACTACGCCCATCGAGGTAGTAAAGCTACGTGAAAAAGTAGCCTTACTCGACCAAGCATCACCTTATTTGAACAAGGCATTTCGTGATGCTCGTTTTGATTTTTATGGCAAAGTATTGAACGGCCAGCAAGTGCAATCTGAACGATGGAAAAAAGTAGCCGACCAAGTCGATAGCGGATTGGGTGATTTGCTAGGGCAGCTTTGGGTAAAAAAATACTTCAAACCTGAAGCCAAAGAACGCATGCTAACCTTGGTTAATAATCTTCAAAAAGTATATCGCCAGCGAATCGAAAAGCTCGACTGGATGTCGGCCGAAACCAAGCAAAAAGCTTTGGTGAAAATGGATAAAATTATCAATAAAATTGGCTATCCCGAAAAATGGAAGTCGTACAAAGGAGTTAGTATCGACCCAGCCAAATACTATGATAATATGATGCAAATAGCGGCTTTTGGCTATCAAGAAAACCTCGACAAACTAGCCAAGCCTGTCGATAAAACAGAATGGGGAATGACACCACCTACAGTAAATGCTTATGCTAATCCATCGTTCAATGAAATCGTTTTTCCAGCAGGAATTTTGCAGTTTCCATTTTTTGATAATGCAGCCGACGATGCCATCAATTATGGAGGAATAGGTGCTGTAATTGGTCATGAAATGACACACCTGTTTGATGACCAAGGCCGCCAATACGATGCCGATGGTAATTTGAAAGATTGGTGGAAAGAAGAAGATGCCAAAAAGTTTATGGCTAAAGCACAAATAGTTGTAGATCAGTATAACAGTTTTACCGTATTAGACAATCTGCATGTAAATGGCGAACTAACATTGGGCGAAAACCTAGCCGATATAGGAGGTATAACGTTGGCTTATGAGGCATTTTTATTGACAGACCAAGCTAAATCAACAGAAAAAATCGATGGATTTACACCTGCTCAGCGTTTCTTTTTGAGCTGGGCACAGGTTTGGCGTATGAAAAACCGTGACGAAACCATGCGTGTACGTATCAGTACAGACCCTCACTCGCCCGAACAATACAGAATAAATGGGCCATTAATGAACTTCGAGCCATTTTATGAGGCTTTCAATGTAAAAAGTACTAACAAAATGTATCTTGCTCCCGAAAAAAGAGCGATAATTTGGTAA
- a CDS encoding BT_3987 domain-containing protein, translating to MKKYINTLNIILLGSLLSMTGCITEGEDLIAGKGSNFVRIPAATTALTTVGLELSAGDKTADLVEIIRDVNSNAELQKEATVKLKIDDALITSYNAAHSTSIKPLPTSYYKLSASEVKFAAGEFSKIIQLTIDPTKIVGADYAVGVTVESAGEYKVRSGLGSALFKIIAKNQWDGRYKAAGVFSHPTAGDRAIDRVKDLVSINANTVVAELGDLGGSGYYMWLTINTDNSVTVKPSGVTPNVDQSYSKNYYDPATKKFYLHYSYNLTAPRIVKETLTRQ from the coding sequence ATGAAAAAGTATATCAATACATTAAATATAATCCTTTTAGGCTCGCTACTCTCAATGACGGGATGTATCACTGAGGGCGAAGACCTAATTGCAGGCAAGGGGTCTAATTTTGTAAGAATTCCTGCTGCTACAACAGCATTGACCACGGTTGGTTTAGAGCTTTCGGCTGGTGACAAAACAGCCGATTTAGTCGAAATTATCCGTGATGTCAACTCTAATGCTGAGTTGCAAAAAGAGGCTACCGTCAAACTCAAAATAGACGATGCTCTTATTACAAGCTATAACGCTGCTCATAGCACATCTATCAAGCCATTGCCTACTTCGTATTATAAGTTATCGGCATCGGAGGTGAAGTTTGCTGCTGGTGAATTTAGCAAAATCATACAACTTACTATCGACCCTACCAAAATTGTAGGAGCCGACTACGCAGTGGGTGTTACTGTGGAAAGTGCTGGCGAATACAAAGTGCGTTCTGGATTAGGTTCTGCTTTGTTTAAAATTATTGCCAAAAACCAATGGGATGGCCGTTATAAAGCAGCAGGGGTGTTTTCGCACCCAACTGCTGGTGACCGGGCTATCGACCGTGTAAAAGACCTAGTAAGTATCAATGCCAATACCGTTGTTGCAGAGTTAGGTGACTTAGGTGGCTCGGGTTATTATATGTGGTTGACCATAAATACCGACAACTCGGTAACAGTAAAGCCTTCTGGAGTAACGCCAAATGTAGACCAAAGTTATTCTAAAAACTACTACGACCCTGCTACCAAGAAGTTCTATTTACATTACTCTTACAACTTAACAGCTCCTCGTATAGTAAAAGAAACATTGACGAGACAGTAA
- a CDS encoding ROK family protein — MSEMYKFVSDPEVLEKESIVDLKKNRLKKKLLQRLYTGGNYTIAQLTKHLHTSVPSVTSLIEELIDEKWVIEVGMADVQLGRKPILYSLNPHERYILALDITTYYSKAAILNLQNKVVYMEDIDLFLEDSPSIFDALVGGIRSFLANSKLDSSQLIAIALSMPGLINPKNGLNYTYPKIAPYGKSLVAMIKSRLQIPVYIINDTQATILGEHHFGLAKGMQHVFSVNMDWGGVGLGVLTNGHILQGESGFAGELGHIQVRPDGELCHCGKVGCLDTVTKASYLIKRIKELLKEGKVSQLANKNIEQIDIEMVIDVANRGDALAIDLLHDIGREMGKGLSMAVHLLNPKSIIINGVLAKAGKFISNPIEQAIYKFCLADYKENLSIEISELGESAKILGLQAYAMEKILAED; from the coding sequence ATGTCTGAAATGTACAAATTTGTGTCCGACCCTGAAGTTTTAGAGAAAGAATCTATTGTTGATTTAAAAAAGAATCGACTTAAGAAAAAGCTTTTACAACGCTTGTACACTGGCGGCAACTATACCATTGCTCAATTAACCAAACACCTACATACAAGTGTGCCCTCGGTTACCTCTTTAATAGAAGAACTCATCGATGAAAAATGGGTGATTGAAGTGGGCATGGCCGACGTACAATTGGGGCGAAAACCTATTCTGTATAGTTTGAATCCTCATGAAAGATATATCCTTGCTCTTGATATAACCACGTACTATTCTAAGGCAGCGATTCTTAACCTTCAAAATAAGGTTGTTTATATGGAAGACATCGACTTATTTTTAGAAGATAGCCCTAGTATTTTCGATGCTCTGGTGGGTGGTATTCGTAGTTTTCTTGCCAATTCTAAGCTCGATTCTAGTCAGCTTATTGCTATAGCTCTTTCTATGCCGGGCCTTATCAATCCCAAAAATGGACTGAATTATACCTATCCCAAAATTGCACCATACGGAAAAAGCTTAGTGGCTATGATTAAAAGTCGCTTGCAAATTCCTGTTTATATTATCAATGATACCCAAGCTACCATTCTGGGCGAACACCATTTTGGACTTGCCAAAGGGATGCAACACGTTTTTTCGGTAAATATGGATTGGGGAGGAGTGGGCCTTGGGGTACTTACCAACGGCCATATTTTGCAAGGCGAATCGGGCTTTGCTGGCGAATTAGGCCATATTCAGGTACGACCCGATGGCGAACTTTGCCACTGTGGCAAAGTAGGTTGCTTGGATACCGTTACAAAGGCTTCTTATTTGATCAAAAGAATTAAGGAGTTGCTAAAAGAAGGAAAAGTGTCGCAACTTGCCAATAAAAATATAGAACAAATTGATATTGAAATGGTAATAGACGTAGCCAACCGTGGCGATGCCCTTGCTATTGATTTGTTACACGATATTGGTAGAGAAATGGGCAAAGGGCTTTCGATGGCCGTACACTTGCTCAACCCTAAGTCCATTATTATCAACGGAGTATTGGCCAAAGCTGGCAAATTTATTAGTAATCCTATAGAACAAGCGATCTATAAATTCTGTTTGGCCGACTACAAAGAAAACCTCAGTATCGAAATATCAGAACTGGGCGAATCCGCCAAAATATTAGGCCTGCAGGCTTACGCCATGGAAAAGATTTTGGCAGAAGATTAA
- a CDS encoding methylglyoxal synthase translates to MSKRIFSPRKRIALIAHDNKKSELIDWVYYNRGVLSRHELFATGTTGRLIEESIDRPVTKFLSGPLGGDQQIGALVAEGKIDILIFFWDPMASQPHDPDIKALLRLGVVWNIPMACNRATADFILTSALLQDAYETSQTDYSTYLTRKV, encoded by the coding sequence ATGTCAAAAAGAATTTTTTCGCCTCGAAAACGAATTGCCCTAATAGCCCACGACAACAAAAAATCCGAACTAATCGATTGGGTTTATTATAATCGTGGAGTATTGTCTCGTCATGAATTATTTGCTACTGGTACAACTGGTAGGCTTATCGAAGAATCAATAGACCGCCCTGTTACTAAGTTTTTGAGTGGCCCACTTGGTGGTGACCAACAAATAGGGGCGTTGGTAGCAGAAGGAAAAATAGATATTCTCATTTTCTTTTGGGACCCTATGGCTTCACAGCCTCACGACCCCGATATTAAGGCTCTTTTGCGACTGGGGGTGGTCTGGAATATTCCTATGGCCTGTAACCGTGCTACTGCCGATTTTATATTAACATCGGCTCTTTTGCAAGATGCATACGAAACCTCACAAACCGACTATTCAACGTATCTTACACGAAAGGTGTAA